One window of Hymenobacter sp. BRD128 genomic DNA carries:
- a CDS encoding hydroxypyruvate isomerase family protein — protein MSTWNRRAALKGLLATTATVGTVGVASARTMDEKQTAPKNPLLGNIKQSVCRWCFQDMPLEQLCAAAKAMGIKGIDLVGPNDWPTLKKHGLDSPMCNGAELNLTDGFNDPRFHAQLQKQYGEMIPRVAQAGYTNLICFSGSRRGMTDEVGLANAVKGLQPLLALAEKHKVVLVMELLNSKVDHHDYMCDRTSWGVALAKKLGSEHFKLLYDIYHMQIDEGDVIRTIRDNHVYIAHYHTAGVPGRHELDDSQELNYPAIMRAIKATGFPGYVAQEFIPTKTDKLASLQQAVRLCDV, from the coding sequence ATGAGTACCTGGAATCGCCGCGCTGCCCTGAAAGGCTTGCTGGCCACCACCGCCACGGTGGGCACGGTAGGCGTGGCCAGCGCCCGCACCATGGATGAAAAACAAACCGCCCCGAAAAACCCACTGCTCGGCAACATTAAGCAGTCGGTGTGCCGTTGGTGCTTTCAGGATATGCCTCTAGAGCAGTTGTGCGCCGCCGCTAAGGCAATGGGTATCAAAGGTATCGACCTGGTGGGGCCTAATGACTGGCCTACGCTCAAAAAGCACGGCCTCGATTCGCCCATGTGCAATGGCGCCGAGCTCAACCTCACCGATGGCTTCAACGACCCGCGCTTTCACGCGCAGCTCCAGAAGCAGTATGGCGAGATGATTCCGCGCGTGGCGCAGGCCGGGTACACCAATCTCATCTGCTTCAGCGGCAGCCGCCGGGGCATGACCGATGAGGTAGGCCTAGCCAACGCCGTGAAGGGCTTGCAGCCGCTACTAGCCCTAGCTGAAAAGCATAAAGTAGTACTGGTGATGGAACTGCTCAACAGCAAAGTTGACCACCACGACTACATGTGTGACCGTACCAGCTGGGGCGTGGCCCTGGCCAAAAAACTAGGCTCTGAGCACTTCAAGCTGCTCTACGACATCTACCACATGCAGATTGACGAGGGCGATGTCATCCGCACTATCAGAGACAACCACGTCTACATTGCGCACTACCATACGGCTGGCGTGCCCGGCCGCCACGAGCTCGACGACTCGCAGGAGTTGAATTACCCGGCTATCATGCGCGCCATTAAGGCTACCGGCTTTCCGGGCTACGTGGCGCAGGAGTTTATTCCGACCAAAACCGATAAGCTGGCTTCACTCCAGCAGGCCGTGCGGCTCTGCGATGTGTAG
- the rpsG gene encoding 30S ribosomal protein S7: MRKSKPKKRILLPDPKFKETLVTRFVNYMMYDGKKNLAYTIFYDAVEQVENRTKESGLEMWRKALNNVMPTVEVKSRRVGGATFQVPIEVRADRRIAVGSKWLIQYARRRGEKTMKDKLAGEIIAAAKGEGAAVKKKDDTHRMAEANKAFSHFRF, from the coding sequence ATGCGTAAGTCAAAACCGAAAAAGCGCATTCTCCTGCCGGACCCCAAGTTCAAGGAGACGCTCGTAACCCGCTTCGTCAACTACATGATGTATGACGGGAAAAAGAACCTGGCCTATACCATTTTCTACGATGCTGTGGAGCAGGTAGAAAACCGCACCAAGGAAAGCGGCCTCGAAATGTGGCGCAAAGCGTTGAACAACGTGATGCCGACCGTCGAGGTGAAAAGCCGCCGCGTAGGTGGTGCTACCTTCCAGGTACCGATTGAAGTGCGTGCCGACCGCCGCATTGCCGTAGGCTCGAAGTGGCTGATTCAGTACGCGCGTCGCCGTGGGGAGAAAACCATGAAAGACAAGCTAGCCGGCGAAATCATTGCCGCTGCCAAGGGTGAAGGTGCTGCCGTTAAGAAAAAGGACGACACCCACCGCATGGCCGAGGCCAACAAGGCTTTCTCGCACTTCCGTTTCTAA
- the rplD gene encoding 50S ribosomal protein L4 gives MELSVFNSKGEDTGRKVTLSDAVFGHEPNEHVMYLDVKQYLANQRQGTHKSKQRAEVARTTKKLKKQKGTGGARAGSMKSGVFVGGGRMFGPQPRDYGFKLNKKTKRVARLSALSVLAREGKVALVENLTLSAPKTKDFVAILDGLKLNNGRKTLYVAAEADKNLLLSARNVQKVKIATPVALNTHDLLNTDTLLLSEDGLRSLEQLYTANNSAE, from the coding sequence ATGGAACTGTCCGTATTCAATAGCAAAGGCGAAGACACCGGCCGCAAGGTTACGCTGTCCGACGCCGTGTTCGGCCACGAGCCGAACGAGCACGTCATGTACCTCGACGTGAAGCAGTACCTGGCCAACCAACGCCAGGGTACGCACAAATCGAAGCAGCGTGCTGAAGTAGCCCGCACCACGAAAAAACTGAAGAAGCAGAAAGGCACCGGTGGTGCTCGTGCTGGTTCGATGAAATCGGGTGTATTCGTAGGTGGTGGCCGCATGTTCGGTCCGCAGCCCCGCGACTACGGCTTCAAGCTGAACAAAAAGACCAAGCGCGTTGCCCGTCTGTCGGCTCTGTCGGTACTGGCTCGCGAAGGCAAAGTAGCCTTGGTTGAGAACCTCACGCTGAGCGCTCCTAAGACCAAAGACTTCGTAGCTATCCTTGATGGCCTGAAGCTCAACAATGGCCGCAAGACCTTGTACGTAGCCGCTGAGGCTGACAAGAACTTGCTGCTGAGCGCCCGCAACGTGCAGAAGGTGAAAATTGCTACCCCCGTAGCCCTCAACACCCACGACTTGCTGAACACCGACACCCTGCTGCTGAGCGAGGATGGTCTGCGTTCGCTGGAGCAATTGTACACCGCTAATAACTCCGCCGAATAA
- a CDS encoding DUF3467 domain-containing protein: MQPNQSPDTDPNALNIELSEAIAEGEYANLVLIAHSTSEFVVDFIRMMPGAPKAKVKARIILTPEHAKRLLSALEENIQRFEQSYGPIKLHQEATTYPMNFGGAVGEA, translated from the coding sequence ATGCAGCCCAATCAGTCTCCAGATACCGACCCCAACGCCCTCAATATTGAACTAAGTGAAGCTATTGCGGAAGGTGAATATGCCAACCTGGTGCTCATTGCGCACAGCACTAGCGAGTTCGTAGTCGATTTTATTCGCATGATGCCGGGTGCGCCCAAGGCTAAAGTGAAAGCCCGCATCATCCTCACGCCCGAGCACGCCAAGCGCCTGCTGTCCGCCTTGGAGGAGAATATACAGCGCTTCGAGCAAAGCTATGGCCCCATTAAGCTGCACCAAGAAGCTACTACTTATCCTATGAATTTTGGGGGCGCAGTAGGGGAGGCCTAG
- the fusA gene encoding elongation factor G, which yields MAVNKDLQYLRNIGIMAHIDAGKTTTSERILYYTGKTHKIGEVHDGAATMDWMEQEQERGITITSAATTTFWNYPTDAKGNTTGETKQYKINLIDTPGHVDFTVEVERSLRVLDGAVALFCAVSGVEPQSETVWRQADKYSVPRICFVNKMDRAGADFFKAVNEIKEKLGANPVPLQIPIGAEDTFKGVVDLLTGKAIVWDDATEGKSYNEIPVPEDLVDTVAEWREKLIESVAEYDDTLMEKFFEDPESITREEMMVVIRKAVIDMKFSPVLCGSAFKNKGVQTMLDAVMAYLPSPLDMPAIEGTNPETGEPVERHPDNSEPFTALAFKIATDPYVGRLCFFRCYSGQLDGGSYVLNNRTGKKERISRLMQMHSNKQNPIDKIQAGDIAAGVGFKDIKTGDTLTDEKNPVVLESMSFPEPVIGYAIEPKTQADVDKMGMAIAKLIEEDPTLRVNTDEETGQTILRGMGELHLEIIIDRMRREFKVEINQGAPQVAYKEILTKKVDHRETYKKQTGGRGKFGDIVFELGPKETEPEKAGMEFDNAIVGGVIPREFIAPIQKGFEEAMKRGPLAGFPIETMKVRLYHGSFHDVDSDALSFELAARDGFREAARKAGPKLLEPIMAVEVVCPDEYTGPVTGDLNRRRGLMKGMDTKGGAQVIKADVPLSELFGYVTDLRTLSSGRASASLTFSHYEQVPTNMAEAIVAKTKGTRA from the coding sequence ATGGCAGTCAACAAAGACCTTCAATACCTGCGCAATATTGGGATTATGGCCCACATTGACGCGGGCAAGACGACCACTTCGGAGCGTATTCTCTACTACACCGGCAAAACCCACAAAATTGGGGAGGTGCACGACGGAGCCGCTACGATGGACTGGATGGAGCAGGAGCAGGAGCGTGGCATCACCATTACCTCGGCTGCTACCACCACTTTCTGGAACTACCCGACCGATGCCAAAGGCAACACGACCGGCGAAACCAAACAGTATAAAATCAACCTCATCGATACCCCTGGTCACGTTGACTTCACGGTCGAAGTTGAGCGTTCGCTGCGCGTGCTCGACGGGGCTGTGGCTCTGTTCTGCGCCGTATCGGGCGTAGAGCCGCAGTCGGAGACTGTATGGCGTCAGGCTGATAAGTATAGCGTTCCGCGCATTTGCTTCGTCAACAAGATGGACCGTGCCGGCGCTGACTTCTTCAAGGCAGTAAACGAAATCAAGGAAAAGCTCGGCGCCAACCCCGTGCCGCTGCAAATTCCGATTGGCGCTGAGGATACTTTCAAAGGCGTAGTTGACCTGCTCACTGGCAAAGCCATTGTGTGGGACGATGCTACCGAAGGCAAGTCGTACAACGAGATTCCCGTTCCCGAGGACCTGGTAGATACCGTGGCCGAGTGGCGCGAGAAGCTCATCGAGAGCGTAGCTGAGTACGACGACACCTTGATGGAGAAATTCTTCGAGGACCCGGAAAGCATTACCCGTGAGGAAATGATGGTCGTTATCCGCAAAGCGGTTATCGACATGAAGTTCTCGCCCGTACTATGCGGCTCGGCCTTCAAAAACAAGGGTGTGCAGACGATGCTGGATGCCGTGATGGCTTACCTGCCTTCGCCGCTTGATATGCCTGCCATCGAGGGTACCAACCCCGAGACTGGCGAGCCGGTAGAGCGTCACCCCGACAATTCGGAGCCCTTCACCGCGCTAGCCTTCAAGATTGCTACCGACCCCTACGTAGGTCGTCTGTGCTTCTTCCGCTGCTATAGCGGTCAGCTCGACGGTGGCTCGTATGTACTGAACAACCGCACCGGCAAGAAGGAGCGTATCTCGCGCCTCATGCAGATGCACTCCAACAAACAGAACCCGATTGATAAAATCCAGGCGGGTGATATTGCTGCTGGTGTTGGTTTCAAAGACATCAAAACCGGTGACACGCTGACTGACGAAAAGAATCCCGTGGTTCTGGAGTCGATGTCGTTCCCCGAGCCGGTAATCGGCTACGCTATCGAGCCGAAGACGCAGGCCGACGTTGACAAAATGGGTATGGCTATCGCCAAGCTCATCGAGGAAGACCCGACCCTTCGTGTGAACACCGACGAGGAAACCGGCCAGACCATTCTGCGTGGCATGGGCGAGTTGCACCTTGAAATCATCATCGACCGCATGCGTCGGGAATTCAAAGTAGAAATCAACCAGGGTGCTCCCCAGGTTGCCTACAAAGAAATCCTTACTAAGAAAGTCGACCACCGCGAAACGTACAAGAAGCAAACCGGTGGCCGTGGTAAGTTCGGCGACATCGTGTTTGAACTTGGCCCGAAAGAAACCGAGCCCGAAAAGGCTGGCATGGAGTTCGACAATGCCATCGTAGGTGGTGTAATCCCCCGCGAATTCATTGCGCCCATCCAGAAAGGCTTCGAAGAGGCAATGAAGCGTGGTCCGCTAGCTGGCTTCCCCATCGAAACGATGAAGGTTCGCCTTTACCACGGTTCGTTCCACGATGTTGACTCGGATGCCCTATCGTTCGAACTCGCCGCCCGTGACGGTTTCCGCGAAGCAGCCCGCAAGGCTGGTCCGAAACTGCTCGAGCCCATTATGGCTGTGGAAGTAGTTTGCCCCGACGAGTACACGGGTCCCGTAACCGGTGACTTGAACCGTCGTCGTGGTTTGATGAAAGGCATGGACACCAAGGGTGGTGCCCAGGTTATCAAGGCTGACGTTCCGCTATCGGAACTGTTCGGCTACGTAACTGACCTGCGTACGCTGTCGTCGGGCCGTGCCTCGGCTTCGCTCACCTTCTCGCACTACGAGCAGGTGCCCACCAACATGGCTGAGGCTATTGTTGCCAAAACAAAAGGCACCCGCGCCTAA
- a CDS encoding Gfo/Idh/MocA family protein, with the protein MKLRLGMIGGGQGAFIGAVHRLAAALDGQYELVAGAFSSNPDTSRASGQLLGLDPARVYGSYQELIEGEKARPAAERVQVISIVTPNHLHFAPAKLALENGFDVVLDKPMTFSLAEAKELAAVVQATGRHLCLTHTYTGYPMVKQARQLVAEGTLGRIRKVYVEYPQGWLSKFEEGGENKQAAWRTDPTKSGVAGAMGDIGTHAFNLLEYVSGLQVEKLCADINTVVEGRRLDDDGAVLLRLSGGASGVLVATQVAAGEENNVRIRVYGEKGGVDWMQADANTLLVKWLDKPTESWRTGGPGTGSYAAHNTRTPAGHPEGYLEAFANLYRNFALTLQAGLAGQPATPEAQDYPSIEEGVRGMAFIENVIASGRSDQKWTDFTV; encoded by the coding sequence ATGAAATTACGATTGGGCATGATTGGCGGCGGGCAGGGGGCCTTCATCGGCGCCGTGCACCGCTTGGCCGCCGCCCTCGACGGCCAGTATGAGCTGGTGGCCGGCGCCTTTAGCAGCAACCCCGATACCTCGCGGGCTAGCGGCCAGCTGCTGGGTCTCGACCCGGCGCGCGTATATGGCTCGTACCAGGAATTGATTGAGGGCGAAAAAGCCCGCCCGGCCGCCGAGCGCGTGCAGGTTATCAGCATCGTAACGCCCAACCACCTGCACTTTGCCCCGGCCAAGCTGGCGCTAGAAAATGGCTTCGACGTGGTGCTGGACAAGCCCATGACCTTCTCGTTGGCCGAGGCCAAGGAGCTAGCGGCCGTGGTGCAAGCCACCGGCCGTCACCTGTGCCTCACGCACACCTACACCGGCTACCCGATGGTGAAGCAGGCCCGCCAATTGGTGGCTGAGGGCACACTGGGCCGCATCCGCAAGGTGTACGTGGAGTACCCGCAGGGCTGGCTCAGCAAGTTTGAGGAAGGCGGTGAGAACAAGCAAGCCGCTTGGCGCACCGACCCCACCAAGAGCGGCGTGGCGGGCGCGATGGGTGACATCGGCACCCACGCCTTTAACCTGCTCGAATACGTGAGCGGGCTGCAAGTCGAAAAGCTCTGCGCCGATATTAATACGGTGGTCGAAGGCCGCCGCCTCGACGACGATGGTGCGGTGCTGCTGCGCCTCAGCGGTGGGGCTAGCGGCGTGCTGGTGGCTACCCAAGTAGCGGCGGGCGAAGAAAATAACGTCCGCATCCGGGTGTATGGCGAGAAGGGCGGCGTGGACTGGATGCAGGCCGATGCCAACACCCTGCTGGTGAAGTGGCTCGACAAGCCCACCGAAAGCTGGCGCACGGGCGGTCCCGGCACTGGCTCCTACGCCGCGCACAATACCCGCACGCCCGCTGGCCACCCCGAGGGCTACCTCGAAGCCTTCGCTAACCTCTACCGCAACTTCGCCCTGACCTTGCAGGCCGGGCTAGCCGGCCAGCCGGCCACGCCCGAAGCTCAGGACTACCCCAGCATCGAGGAAGGCGTGCGCGGCATGGCCTTCATTGAAAACGTCATCGCCTCGGGCCGCTCCGACCAGAAGTGGACCGATTTTACCGTGTAG
- the rpsL gene encoding 30S ribosomal protein S12, whose amino-acid sequence MPTINQLVRKGREALTTKSKSPALDSCPQRRGVCTRVYTTTPKKPNSAMRKVARVRLTNGKEVNAYIPGEGHNLQEHSIVLIRGGRVKDLPGVRYHIIRGALDTAGVSGRLQRRSKYGAKRPKPGQVAAAGKGGKPAPGKKK is encoded by the coding sequence ATGCCAACCATCAACCAACTAGTACGGAAAGGTCGCGAGGCTCTGACTACCAAGTCGAAGTCGCCCGCCCTTGATTCGTGCCCGCAGCGTCGGGGCGTATGCACTCGCGTGTATACCACCACGCCTAAGAAGCCGAACTCGGCTATGCGCAAAGTGGCCCGTGTGCGCCTTACCAACGGTAAGGAAGTAAACGCATACATTCCCGGTGAAGGCCACAACCTCCAGGAGCACAGCATTGTGCTCATTCGCGGAGGCCGGGTAAAAGACCTGCCAGGCGTGCGCTACCACATCATCCGTGGTGCGCTCGATACGGCCGGCGTAAGCGGCCGCTTGCAGCGTCGCTCGAAGTACGGCGCCAAGCGCCCGAAGCCGGGCCAGGTTGCAGCCGCTGGTAAAGGTGGTAAGCCGGCACCCGGCAAGAAGAAGTAA
- the rpsJ gene encoding 30S ribosomal protein S10, which produces MNQKIRIKLKSYDHNLVDKSSEKIVKAVKATGAIVSGPIPLPTEKEKYTVLRSPHVNKKSREQFQLCTYKRLVDIFSTSSKTVDALMKLELPSGVDVEIKV; this is translated from the coding sequence ATGAACCAAAAAATCAGAATCAAGCTGAAAAGCTATGACCACAACTTGGTCGATAAGTCTTCCGAGAAAATCGTGAAGGCTGTAAAAGCTACCGGTGCCATCGTGAGCGGCCCGATTCCGTTGCCTACAGAAAAAGAGAAGTACACGGTACTGCGTTCGCCCCACGTAAATAAGAAGAGCCGGGAGCAATTCCAGCTCTGCACTTACAAGCGTCTGGTGGACATCTTCTCGACCAGCAGCAAGACAGTAGATGCGCTGATGAAGCTGGAGCTGCCCAGCGGCGTTGACGTTGAAATCAAAGTCTGA
- a CDS encoding c-type cytochrome produces the protein MKKVFLLLSAGVLLAACNSGYQQDGPDQVNAAKANDKTPDPLKQDSAAGTNVAAVNNQMQVDTNSTKIGTAPTGTPEAKGAKLMAAADCASCHRERDKLLGPAYTAVAQKYPATPTNITMLANKVIKGGSGHWGDIAMTPHPALSEGDSQEIIRYILSLK, from the coding sequence ATGAAAAAGGTATTTCTTCTCCTCAGTGCCGGTGTGCTGCTCGCAGCCTGCAACAGCGGCTACCAGCAGGACGGCCCCGACCAGGTAAACGCCGCCAAGGCCAACGACAAAACGCCTGACCCGCTAAAGCAGGACAGCGCTGCCGGTACCAACGTGGCGGCCGTCAATAACCAGATGCAGGTCGATACTAACAGCACCAAAATCGGCACCGCGCCCACCGGCACGCCCGAGGCCAAGGGTGCTAAACTAATGGCCGCGGCCGACTGTGCCAGCTGCCACCGCGAGCGCGACAAGCTGCTGGGCCCCGCCTACACCGCTGTGGCTCAAAAGTATCCCGCCACGCCCACCAACATTACCATGCTAGCCAATAAGGTAATTAAGGGTGGCTCGGGCCACTGGGGCGATATTGCTATGACGCCGCATCCTGCTTTATCAGAAGGCGACTCACAGGAAATCATTCGCTACATTCTCAGCCTGAAATAA
- a CDS encoding nucleoside permease has translation MSAAIRIKLSIMMFLEFFIWGAWFVTLGTYLLHNLHATGTQVGVAFLTQSIGAIVAPFIIGLIADRFFSAQKILGVLHLLGALLLWRASSAPDFNSFYPNVLTYMVLYMPTLALVNSIAFRQMKDPQKEFAPVRVLGTLGWIIAGLTIGWLNWEQTNNLQTTFLMAAGAAALLGVFSFTLPATPPVKSGQSSSIGDLLGLDAIGLLKNRSYLIFFLASIAICIPLAFYYGFTNPFLNEVGMKAAAGVQSLGQVSELLFMLAIPLFFSRLGVKKMLAIGMAAWVLRYVFFAYGNGASNYWMLIAGIVLHGVCYDFFFVTGQIYTDNLAGERFKSSAQGFITLATYGVGMLIGTLLSGDIFDKNTLAGGGHDWRMIWLIPAGIAAVVLLLFLLLFRERVTASAAPDATVPYGEASAVAPG, from the coding sequence ATGTCTGCCGCCATTCGGATTAAGTTGTCCATCATGATGTTCCTGGAGTTTTTTATCTGGGGCGCGTGGTTCGTAACGCTGGGCACCTACCTGTTGCACAACCTGCACGCCACGGGCACGCAGGTGGGCGTGGCCTTCCTGACGCAGTCAATCGGGGCCATTGTGGCGCCGTTTATTATCGGGCTCATTGCCGACCGGTTTTTTTCGGCCCAGAAAATTCTCGGGGTGCTGCACCTGCTGGGCGCCTTGCTTCTGTGGCGCGCTTCCTCGGCGCCCGATTTTAATAGCTTCTACCCCAATGTGCTCACCTACATGGTGTTGTACATGCCCACGCTGGCCCTGGTCAATTCCATCGCCTTTCGGCAGATGAAAGACCCGCAGAAGGAGTTTGCGCCTGTTCGGGTACTAGGCACGCTGGGCTGGATTATCGCCGGCCTCACCATCGGCTGGCTAAATTGGGAACAAACCAATAATCTGCAAACTACTTTTCTGATGGCCGCTGGCGCCGCCGCGCTGCTCGGGGTATTCAGCTTTACGCTGCCCGCTACACCTCCCGTGAAAAGCGGTCAGTCAAGCTCCATCGGCGACCTGCTGGGCCTCGACGCTATTGGTCTGCTCAAAAACCGCTCGTACCTGATTTTCTTCCTGGCGTCTATCGCCATCTGCATCCCGCTGGCCTTCTACTACGGCTTCACCAACCCTTTCCTCAACGAGGTAGGCATGAAAGCTGCCGCCGGCGTGCAGAGCCTGGGACAGGTGTCGGAGCTGCTATTTATGCTGGCCATTCCGCTGTTTTTTAGTCGGCTAGGGGTAAAAAAAATGCTGGCTATCGGTATGGCGGCCTGGGTGTTGCGCTACGTGTTCTTCGCCTACGGTAATGGGGCTAGCAACTACTGGATGCTCATTGCGGGCATTGTGCTGCACGGCGTATGCTACGACTTCTTCTTCGTAACGGGCCAGATTTATACCGACAACCTGGCCGGCGAGCGCTTCAAAAGCTCGGCGCAGGGCTTTATTACGCTGGCTACTTATGGTGTGGGCATGCTTATCGGCACGCTACTCTCAGGCGACATCTTCGATAAAAATACCCTAGCCGGCGGCGGCCACGACTGGCGCATGATTTGGCTCATTCCGGCTGGTATCGCGGCGGTGGTACTGCTGCTTTTCTTGCTGCTTTTCCGCGAGCGAGTTACCGCGTCTGCGGCCCCCGATGCCACCGTGCCCTACGGCGAAGCCTCGGCCGTCGCCCCCGGCTAA
- a CDS encoding DUF1080 domain-containing protein has translation MKLFLASAFMLGATTLACAQQTAKPEDTEVYEPVPKPVVATPNFEPAPSDALILFDGKDLSQWVMTDDRNTPAKWKVAGGIITVDKTTGNIETKKAFTNYQLHLEWRIPANISGTGQARGNSGVFLASLGKGDLGYELQIVDSYNNKTYVNGMAGSIYKQRVPLANPARKPGEWQSYDVVWMAPTFKADGSVQTPARVTVFFNGVLVQNNVELAGPTRYIGPASYEGQKAGPAPIKLQAHGDKSEPDSFRNIWVREL, from the coding sequence ATGAAGCTTTTTCTTGCCAGTGCGTTTATGCTAGGGGCCACTACCCTGGCCTGTGCCCAGCAAACGGCCAAGCCCGAAGATACCGAGGTATATGAGCCGGTGCCCAAACCGGTGGTAGCTACGCCCAACTTCGAGCCGGCCCCTTCCGACGCACTGATACTCTTTGATGGCAAAGACCTCAGTCAGTGGGTAATGACCGACGACCGCAACACGCCCGCCAAATGGAAAGTAGCTGGTGGCATTATTACCGTAGATAAAACCACCGGCAACATCGAAACCAAGAAAGCCTTTACTAACTACCAACTGCACCTGGAGTGGCGCATCCCGGCCAACATCAGCGGTACCGGGCAGGCGCGCGGCAACAGCGGCGTGTTTCTGGCCTCGCTCGGCAAGGGCGACCTGGGCTACGAGCTGCAAATCGTGGACTCGTACAATAACAAGACCTACGTCAATGGCATGGCCGGCAGCATCTATAAGCAGCGGGTGCCCCTGGCCAACCCCGCCCGCAAGCCGGGCGAATGGCAGTCGTACGATGTAGTGTGGATGGCGCCCACCTTCAAAGCCGACGGCTCGGTGCAAACGCCCGCTCGCGTCACCGTCTTCTTCAACGGGGTGCTGGTGCAAAACAACGTGGAGCTAGCCGGCCCCACCCGTTACATCGGTCCCGCCAGCTATGAAGGCCAGAAAGCCGGCCCCGCGCCTATCAAGCTGCAAGCCCACGGGGACAAAAGCGAGCCCGACAGCTTCCGCAACATCTGGGTGCGCGAATTGTAG
- a CDS encoding sugar phosphate isomerase/epimerase, whose protein sequence is MKTIKGPAVFLAQFIGNEAPFDSLDGMCAWASGLGFKGIQLPTTDSRFIDLKLAAESQTYADELVGKVRAAGLEITELSTHLQGQLVAVHPAYDQLFDGFAPEALRGNPVARQQWAVQQLTYAAKASRRLGLSAHVTFSGALLWPYVYPWPQRPAGLVEEGFAELGRRWLPILDEFENEGIDLCYELHAGEDLHDGISYERFLTEVNDHPRACLLYDPSHYVLQCLDYLEHIDIYHERIKMFHVKDAEFNSSGRQGVYGGYQSWLERAGRFRSLGDGQVDFKAVFSKMAQYDFPGWAVLEWECALKHPEDGAREGAQFIKDHIIRVTDRTFDDFAASGIDKTLNKTLLGL, encoded by the coding sequence ATGAAAACCATCAAAGGACCCGCCGTTTTTCTGGCGCAGTTTATTGGCAACGAGGCCCCGTTCGACAGCCTCGACGGCATGTGCGCCTGGGCTAGCGGGCTGGGCTTCAAGGGTATTCAGCTGCCTACTACCGATAGCCGCTTTATTGACTTGAAGCTAGCGGCCGAAAGCCAGACCTACGCCGACGAGCTGGTGGGTAAGGTGCGGGCTGCCGGCCTCGAAATCACCGAGCTCTCGACCCACTTGCAGGGCCAGCTGGTGGCCGTGCATCCGGCCTACGACCAGCTATTCGACGGCTTTGCGCCCGAGGCGCTGCGCGGCAACCCGGTGGCCCGCCAGCAGTGGGCCGTGCAGCAGCTTACCTACGCGGCCAAGGCGTCGCGGCGGCTGGGACTGTCGGCGCACGTCACGTTCAGCGGCGCGCTACTCTGGCCCTACGTGTACCCCTGGCCCCAGCGCCCGGCCGGGCTGGTGGAGGAAGGCTTTGCCGAGCTGGGCCGCCGCTGGCTGCCAATTCTGGATGAGTTTGAGAACGAAGGCATTGACCTCTGCTACGAGTTGCACGCGGGCGAAGACCTGCACGATGGCATCAGCTACGAGCGCTTTCTGACGGAGGTCAACGACCATCCGCGTGCCTGCCTGCTCTACGACCCCTCACACTATGTGCTGCAATGCCTTGATTATTTAGAGCATATCGATATCTACCACGAGCGTATCAAGATGTTCCACGTCAAGGATGCCGAGTTCAACTCCAGCGGGCGGCAGGGTGTGTACGGCGGCTACCAGTCGTGGCTCGAACGGGCCGGTCGGTTCCGCTCGCTGGGCGACGGGCAGGTCGATTTCAAGGCCGTCTTCAGCAAGATGGCGCAGTACGATTTCCCCGGCTGGGCGGTGCTGGAGTGGGAGTGCGCCCTCAAGCACCCCGAGGACGGTGCCCGCGAAGGTGCGCAGTTCATCAAAGACCACATTATCCGCGTCACTGACCGCACCTTCGACGACTTCGCCGCTTCAGGCATTGATAAAACGCTCAATAAAACGTTACTAGGACTCTAA
- the rplC gene encoding 50S ribosomal protein L3: protein MPGIIGKKIGMTSLFTPDGKNIPCTLIEAGPCVVTQVKTVETDGYNAVQLGYGEKKAKNTTKALAGHFAKASTTPKKRLVEFRTDDLAAFTLGSTVETSLFEEGEFVDVVGTSKGKGFQGVVKRYNFQGVGGQTHGQHNRLRHPGSIGACSWPSRVFKGMRMGGRMGTDRVKIQNLKVMRIVADKNLILVSGSVPGAKNGYVVLEK, encoded by the coding sequence ATGCCTGGCATCATCGGTAAAAAAATCGGTATGACAAGCCTCTTCACTCCGGACGGGAAGAACATTCCCTGCACGCTCATAGAAGCGGGTCCGTGCGTAGTGACGCAGGTTAAGACTGTCGAAACAGACGGCTACAACGCCGTGCAACTCGGCTACGGCGAGAAAAAAGCCAAGAATACCACCAAGGCCCTGGCTGGCCACTTCGCTAAAGCAAGCACTACTCCTAAGAAACGCCTCGTTGAGTTCCGCACCGACGACCTCGCCGCTTTCACGCTCGGCAGCACGGTAGAAACGTCGCTGTTCGAAGAAGGCGAGTTTGTTGACGTGGTAGGGACTTCGAAAGGTAAAGGTTTCCAGGGTGTTGTGAAGCGTTACAACTTTCAAGGCGTGGGTGGTCAAACCCACGGTCAGCACAACCGCCTGCGTCACCCCGGTTCTATCGGTGCGTGCTCGTGGCCTTCGCGCGTATTCAAAGGAATGCGCATGGGTGGCCGCATGGGCACCGACCGAGTTAAGATTCAGAACCTGAAGGTGATGCGTATTGTGGCTGATAAGAACCTGATTCTGGTGAGTGGCTCGGTGCCCGGTGCCAAGAACGGCTACGTGGTTCTGGAGAAATAA